One window of the Rosa rugosa chromosome 3, drRosRugo1.1, whole genome shotgun sequence genome contains the following:
- the LOC133738971 gene encoding B3 domain-containing protein At5g42700-like isoform X1, whose protein sequence is MNLEENFFQYFQEDEGHATFPELPVPTTSTPFDNFTLHPVEQRRETLEETTQNGFRPWKWKSPLSPIPKRKNAGDPLRNGGYKRKITKSNYHEKSSVRNQLQHILANLGPECPFFLKSMIHCNVVHGFSLTLPKQFCYLYLPFHDTSITLEDERGEEYRTIFLGDKRRLSGGWRGFCVAKKLVLGDLLVFHLVSPLKFKVYKVEPDSLTEVDAAFILLKLSLSTLFDDAEEYHPMPPPKDACQDNIQTTSLTIDAILERVDEDHSEDYSDHRFGSNLLFHPGLVTLEDV, encoded by the exons ATGAATCTGGAGGAGAATTTCTTCCAGTATTTCCAGGAAGACGAAGGGCACGCGACCTTCCCCGAGCTCCCTGTCCCTACTACTTCAACTCCATTTGACAATTTCACCCTTCATccg GTGGAGCAGCGCAGAGAGACATTGGAGGAGACCACCCAAAATGGGTTCAGGCCTTGGAAGTGGAAAAGTCCATTGAGTCCAATTCCTAAGAGA AAAAATGCTGGGGATCCTCTGAGGAATGGAGG CTATAAGCGTAAGATCACGAAGTCCAACTATCATGAAAAGTCTTCTGTCAGAAACCAACTGCAACATATCCTGGCAAATCTAGGACCTGAATGTCCCTTCTTTTTGAAGTCTATGATACATTGTAATGTTGTCCATGGCTTTAGTTTG ACATTGCCGAAGCAATTCTGCTATTTGTATCTGCCATTCCATGATACATCTATAACCTTGGAAGATGAAAGAGGAGAAGAATATAGAACAATATTTCTTGGGGACAAGAGGAGACTGAGCGGTGGATGGAGAGGGTTTTGTGTTGCAAAGAAATTAGTTCTTGGTGACCTCTTAGTTTTCCATTTGGTCAGTCCTTTGAAGTTTAAG GTGTACAAAGTGGAACCTGATAGTCTAACTGAAGTAGATGCAGCTTTTATCCTCTTGAAATTGAGTCTCTCCACACTATTTG ATGATGCAGAAGAGTACCATCCAATGCCTCCTCCAAAAGATGCTTGCCAAGACAATATTCAAACGACAAGTCTGACAATAGATGCTATTCTGGAGCGTGTAGATGAAGATCACTCCGAGGATTACAGTGATCATCGTTTTGGCTCCAATCTACTATTTCATCCAGGACTTGTCACTCTTGAAGATGTTTGA
- the LOC133738971 gene encoding B3 domain-containing protein At5g42700-like isoform X2, whose translation MNLEENFFQYFQEDEGHATFPELPVPTTSTPFDNFTLHPVEQRRETLEETTQNGFRPWKWKSPLSPIPKRKNAGDPLRNGGYKRKITKSNYHEKSSVRNQLQHILANLGPECPFFLKSMIHCNVVHGFSLTLPKQFCYLYLPFHDTSITLEDERGEEYRTIFLGDKRRLSGGWRGFCVAKKLVLGDLLVFHLVSPLKFKVYKVEPDSLTEVDAAFILLKLSLSTLFEEYHPMPPPKDACQDNIQTTSLTIDAILERVDEDHSEDYSDHRFGSNLLFHPGLVTLEDV comes from the exons ATGAATCTGGAGGAGAATTTCTTCCAGTATTTCCAGGAAGACGAAGGGCACGCGACCTTCCCCGAGCTCCCTGTCCCTACTACTTCAACTCCATTTGACAATTTCACCCTTCATccg GTGGAGCAGCGCAGAGAGACATTGGAGGAGACCACCCAAAATGGGTTCAGGCCTTGGAAGTGGAAAAGTCCATTGAGTCCAATTCCTAAGAGA AAAAATGCTGGGGATCCTCTGAGGAATGGAGG CTATAAGCGTAAGATCACGAAGTCCAACTATCATGAAAAGTCTTCTGTCAGAAACCAACTGCAACATATCCTGGCAAATCTAGGACCTGAATGTCCCTTCTTTTTGAAGTCTATGATACATTGTAATGTTGTCCATGGCTTTAGTTTG ACATTGCCGAAGCAATTCTGCTATTTGTATCTGCCATTCCATGATACATCTATAACCTTGGAAGATGAAAGAGGAGAAGAATATAGAACAATATTTCTTGGGGACAAGAGGAGACTGAGCGGTGGATGGAGAGGGTTTTGTGTTGCAAAGAAATTAGTTCTTGGTGACCTCTTAGTTTTCCATTTGGTCAGTCCTTTGAAGTTTAAG GTGTACAAAGTGGAACCTGATAGTCTAACTGAAGTAGATGCAGCTTTTATCCTCTTGAAATTGAGTCTCTCCACACTATTTG AAGAGTACCATCCAATGCCTCCTCCAAAAGATGCTTGCCAAGACAATATTCAAACGACAAGTCTGACAATAGATGCTATTCTGGAGCGTGTAGATGAAGATCACTCCGAGGATTACAGTGATCATCGTTTTGGCTCCAATCTACTATTTCATCCAGGACTTGTCACTCTTGAAGATGTTTGA
- the LOC133739536 gene encoding B3 domain-containing protein Os06g0194400-like, with protein MLQHKMNDREEEMSEDFREEKQVEEKDRMDISPLSVTRQQFDNLTLHSTFSVQQRKRSKIRTSRFSPTQIVKFHNLTLDSPNSEQRQPLAEANKYGFKTPKGKRHLSPGLNTKREVSSDPQRHGGCKRSRTNPSMSWHFGHPEESSVKSQVREIPENLEAECPFFMKSMIRSNISVCFMLTLPRRFCNLHLPVHGTATITLEDKEGKEYETKFLADKRTLSGGWKGFSQAKDLRLDDVLVFQLVSPLKFKVYRLRPEYDPSEDDVDAAFVLLKMSASEQTLFEENPPMQRKTLQT; from the exons ATGCTCCAACACAAAATGAATGACAGGGAGGAGGAAATGTCCGAGGATTTCCGAGAGGAAAAACAGGTGGAGGAGAAGGACAGGATGGACATTTCCCCGCTCTCTGTCACCAGACAACAATTTGACAATTTGACCCTCCATTCAACATtctcg GTACAGCAGAGGAAGCGCTCTAAGATCCGGACAAGTCGATTTAGTCCAACCCAAATTGTCAAATTCCACAATTTGACCCTTGATTCTCCAAactcg GAACAGAGGCAGCCATTGGCGGAAGCTAACAAATATGGGTTCAAAACTCCCAAAGGGAAAAGACATTTGAGTCCAGGCCTTAACACCAAGCGA GAAGTTTCTAGTGATCCTCAGAGGCATGGAGG CTGCAAACGGAGTCGAACCAACCCGTCCATGTCCTGGCATTTTGGCCATCCTGAAGAGTCTTCTGTCAAAAGCCAAGTTAGAGAAATCCCAGAGAATCTAGAAGCCGAATGTCCCTTCTTTATGAAGTCCATGATACGATCAAATATTTCCGTTTGCTTTATGTTG ACACTGCCTAGGAGATTCTGCAACTTGCATTTACCTGTGCATGGTACAGCAACAATAACATTGGAAGATAAAGAAGggaaagaatatgaaacaaaatttcttGCGGACAAAAGGACGCTGAGTGGTGGATGGAAAGGATTTAGTCAGGCAAAGGACTTGCGTCTTGATGATGTTCTAGTTTTCCAGTTGGTTAGCCCTTTGAAGTTCAAG GTGTACAGATTGAGACCAGAATATGATCCAAGTGAAGATGATGTAGATGCAGCTTTTGTCCTCTTGAAAATGAGTGCCTCTGAACAAACACTGTttg AGGAAAACCCTCCAATGCAGAGGAAAACCCTGCAAACCTGA
- the LOC133738719 gene encoding uncharacterized protein LOC133738719, with protein sequence MSAGAASDRGGGIYWGRKEVSDSKGIAVIFAWVSIPERHLKSYVNLYASLGWNSLVCHAHFLHAFYPERAMSSAFDILNELVEELRIKPCPVVFVGLSAGTKACMYKVFQIIEGICEGQLYPGEYRLVRKCITGHIYDSGPVDFTTDLGTHYALHPTILKMPGSSKLVSWVAKGIASGLDALYLTRFESQWAEYWQALYSSVNLGAPFLILCSDKDDLAPYHVVCTFSQRLQEFGGDVKLVKLNGSPHLGHYKNYPIQYRSSVTHFLGKAALVFSQRIQKLEWEMTSMEGMHDEISELICDLQKAAVNSNESLRRVAVEPSDHFFLPSSAENQNGTDSGSLQDEQKERSPCLSNPPSLSAHSVLGKVLFDVCVPKNVDGWDIKFCGSLNGQPFASARRNSPPRGIKGLRRSRL encoded by the exons ATGTCGGCCGGTGCTGCTTCTGATCGCGGCGGCGGGATCTACTGGGGCCGAAAGGAGGTCTCCGATTCCAAAGGCATCGCCGTCATCTTCGCCTGGGTTTCGATTCCCGAGCGACACTTGAAGAGCTACGTCAATCTCTATGCGTCTCTGGGTTGGAACTCCCTCGTCTGCCATGCCCATTTTCTCCACGC ATTCTATCCCGAAAGGGCGATGTCGTCGGCATTTGATATCCTCAATGAGCTTGTGGAG GAGCTAAGGATTAAGCCGTGTCCTGTAGTTTTTGTGGGTCTTTCTGCTGGTACTAAAGCTTGTATGTACAAAGTTTTTCAG ATTATTGAAGGAATTTGCGAAGGCCAGCTGTATCCG GGTGAATACCGATTGGTGAGGAAATGTATTACCGGACACATATATGATTCCGGCCCGGTTGATTTTACAACTGACCTTGGTACACACTATGCTCTACACCCAACCATTCTAAAGATGCCTGGTTCATCAAAATTGGTTTCGTGGGTTGCTAAAGGCATTGCTTCTGGTTTGGATGCTCTTTATCTTACTCGATTTGAATCCCAGTGGGCTGAGTATTGGCAGGCTCTGTATTCTTCAGTT AATTTGGGTGCTCCATTTCTCATTTTGTGCTCTGATAAAGACGATCTCGCTCCCTATCATGTTGTCTGCACTTTCAGTCAACGTTTACAAGAGTTTGGAGGTGATGTCAAGCTTGTAAAATTGAATGGTTCCCCTCACCTAG GCCATTATAAGAATTATCCAATACAATATAGGTCTTCTGTTACTCATTTTCTTGGGAAGGCAGCTTTGGTTTTCTCTCAAAGAATTCAAAAGCTTGAATGGGAAATGACTAGCATGGAAGGCATGCATGATGAGATATCTGAACTAATCTGTGATCTCCAGAAAGCAGCCGTTAACTCTAATGAGAGCCTCAGAAGAGTTGCAGTTGAGCCAAGCGATCACTTCTTCTTGCCGAGTTCAGCAGAGAATCAAAATGGTACTGACTCTGGGTCATTACAAGATGAACAGAAAGAAAGATCACCCTGTCTGTCTAATCCTCCGAGCCTTAGTGCACACAGTGTACTTGGCAAAGTCCTGTTTGATGTTTGTGTCCCTAAGAACGTGGATGGTTGGGATATCAAATTTTGTGGGTCTTTGAATGGGCAGCCATTTGCTTCTGCTCGTAGGAATTCACCTCCTCGTGGTATCAAAGGTCTCCGTCGCTCGAGATTATGA
- the LOC133738709 gene encoding cyclin-dependent kinase inhibitor 7 — translation MADCKRMAVVDSSTASAADEDHSPSKRRKILTASSPPETMLHHHHHQLGDSRSFKLLRSTSSCSDEHSPPSSSCCSSNEFNDVVLVSSPLLDLEAKSCETVYTAPAGNKFRETTPSSELCLENSDEMESPAVSKAPPSDEIEEFFATAEKYEQKRFAEKYNFDIVKEAPLEGRYQWVRLKP, via the exons atGGCGGACTGTAAGCGAATGGCGGTCGTCGACTCTTCCACCGCCTCCGCAGCCGACGAAGACCACTCTCCGTCCAAGAGAAGGAAAATCCTCACTGCTTCTTCGCCTCCGGAGACAatgcttcatcatcatcatcatcagctcGGCGATTCTCGCAGTTTCAAGCTCCTTCGTTCCACGAGTTCCTGCTCCGACGAGCACtctcctccttcttcctcttGCTGCTCCAGCAACGAGTTCAACGACGTCGTTCTAGTCAGCTCGCCGCTTCTGGATCTGGAG GCCAAGAGTTGTGAAACCGTCTATACTGCGCCGGCCGGCAATAAATTCAG AGAAACGACGCCGTCGAGCGAGCTGTGCCTGGAGAACTCCGACGAGATGGAGTCGCCGGCGGTTAGCAAAGCGCCTCCGAGTGACGAGATCGAAGAGTTCTTCGCCACGGCCGAGAAGTACGAGCAAAAGCGCTTCGCAGAAAA GTACAACTTTGATATCGTGAAGGAGGCGCCGTTGGAGGGCCGGTACCAGTGGGTTCGTTTGAAGCCATGA
- the LOC133737207 gene encoding NDR1/HIN1-like protein 10, whose protein sequence is MFGRRSSCFCCFCSIYYILIICFSLSFLIFWLIFLPQEPKFTITDASLTQFNFNKTNNTLNYNLAINITIRNPNKRVGIYYRRIQVIANYRKKRFCLVTLTSSPFYRGHKNTTDVHDVHIEGSQLMKFGNADISQFNKETTARVYSIDLQLALRIKARFGKLKTRNYKPYRKIDCKLKVPLSLNGTYANGFKANKCSNVYFFHNPDIDED, encoded by the coding sequence ATGTTTGGAAGGCGCTCTAGCTGTTTTTGCTGCTTCTGTAGCATATACTACATTCTCATCATCTGCTTCTCCTTGTCCTTCCTCATATTCTGGCTCATCTTTCTTCCCCAAGAGCCTAAATTCACAATCACAGATGCCTCTCTGACCCAATTCAATTTTAACAAGACCAACAACACTCTCAACTACAACCTCGCCATCAACATCACAATCAGAAATCCCAACAAAAGGGTGGGCATCTACTACCGCCGCATCCAAGTCATTGCCAACTACCGAAAGAAGAGATTTTGTCTTGTGACTTTGACTTCCTCACCATTTTACCGAGGCCACAAGAACACTACAGATGTGCACGATGTGCACATTGAAGGATCACAGTTGATGAAGTTTGGGAATGCCGACATTTCCCAGTTCAACAAGGAGACTACTGCCAGAGTTTACAGTATTGACTTGCAGCTTGCTCTTCGGATAAAAGCCAGGTTTGGCAAGTTGAAGACACGCAATTACAAGCCTTATCGCAAGATCGATTGCAAACTTAAGGTTCCATTGAGTCTCAATGGAACATATGCAAATGGCTTCAAGGCTAACAAGTGTAGCAACGTTTATTTCTTTCACAATCCTGATATTGATGAAGATTAA